The genome window AGATGGAATATTTCCTATCCTTTGGTCTGCACAACAACATGCTTTCTTCTCATGATGGGGTGTATGTAACCCCGGGACCATTCACCGTATACCGAAAAAAAGCCCTGGACGAGATGGGGGGCTATGATATCCACAACATCACGGAAGACATGGAGATTACCTTCCACCTGCACGCCATTGGATACCAAGTACTCGTGGAGCCCCGCGCGCAAGTATATACTGATGTACCTGATACTCTTCCCAAGCTCTGGCGGCAGCGCAACCGCTGGAGCTATGGCAGCTGGCAGACCATGTTCAAATACCGAAAAGAACTCTTCTCTCCCACCAAATCATTCTTCTATTTCTTCTTCCCCCAGCGCCTCATCATGGAGGGGAGTTCGGTCATATTTCTCTTCATGCTTATCCGAATGGGGGCTGATGCCTTCAACCAAATCACTCAAACCTATTTCTCATGGGCCTCCATAGGATTTGAACAGATTGCCGTACCATCATTCTATGTGACGGGAACCCTTTTCCTGTATTGGACCCTCATCCTCATGTGGGTGGTGCTGCTGGCCCTCGGCATTCACATCGCCCGGGCCTCCTTCGATTGGCGATCCCTTCCCAGCCTCATCATATTTGTCACGGCCTATGGCCTATTTATCATCACTGTGCAGGCCTACAGCCTCGCCCGCGTGGTAATGGGGGGAAAACAGGCATGGTGAATATTTATGCCCGCGCGCTCCTCCTCACTATCCTAATTGTGGGGGCATGGGTGGTATTCTCGTATTCCTTCGAGGGCCAACGCAATGCCGATTTGCTCTCCCAAATCGATTCAGTCATAACCCAAGAGGCAGCTACAAGATCCTATCTGGATTACCTCGAGAGCAGAGGAGAGGAGGAACGCTATTGCCAAGTATTTCAGACCCACATCCAACAGCAGAATGAGAAACTCTTCCCCTTGCTCGCGTCCCTCGAGGAGGCCAGCCACAATGCCCTCGCCAATGATTACATCAAGGTTCGCCAGCGATTCCAATCCGCCAATGCCCAATTATTCTTTTCTCTCAAACTATACCAAATCAAATGCCCGTCATCCGAGGCGCTGCAGCGACCCATCCTCTATTTTTTCCCCGATAACGCCCCGTGCTCGGATTGCCTTTTACAATCCCAAATACTGGATGACGTGC of Candidatus Diapherotrites archaeon contains these proteins:
- a CDS encoding glycosyltransferase family 2 protein, with amino-acid sequence MPPSRLQKWIGHSLFPFFYLGGLLLLGLLTFFGPLQWILVGFNILLLYIACFFLLSYFEWETQPVPTLVKWPMLSILIPAYNRGESLRTCLQHVLAMEYPGKKEIIVLNDASTDQTREILKTFEGKIQIIHFKKNQGKARILNHGLTLVKGTFVAVIDGDSYPRKDAFLYAIPHLVTQEKIGAVTTIVRVHNNHGWLPRIQEMEYFLSFGLHNNMLSSHDGVYVTPGPFTVYRKKALDEMGGYDIHNITEDMEITFHLHAIGYQVLVEPRAQVYTDVPDTLPKLWRQRNRWSYGSWQTMFKYRKELFSPTKSFFYFFFPQRLIMEGSSVIFLFMLIRMGADAFNQITQTYFSWASIGFEQIAVPSFYVTGTLFLYWTLILMWVVLLALGIHIARASFDWRSLPSLIIFVTAYGLFIITVQAYSLARVVMGGKQAW